tttattttgtgtcttgcaattttgctaaagttgtgagttatttctagtaattttttagttaattctctaagtataccattatattatctgcaaaaagtgataatttggtttcctcattacctactctaattcctttaatgttaGGATCttggttcttactaggtgctaagtcggtacttaacaattctctagctcaaggttcacatttttagttcacacctttaaaaggagttctgaaaaggagtttacacacttttaaaaaggagcaagttcattggtcagtaaggagttcccacaagcccattctctgggaggataaaagaggagggcagtcgggCAAGAAAGCAGTCTAGATTGGGAGAAGAAtaagacttcctgggagaacttcagggaagcttgaggagattcagagccaggattcaggaagaagaggattcaaaattctaccttcgctctgactggaggctccagaagcctcccaagaaacctgctcacagaggaaaagattttacagaaaagaaacctcttcccagagaaggattacagtTGAGAGACAACAGGAACGCTacactttaatctctttttcttctcttattgccaaagctaacatttctaatacaatactaaTTAATTGTAATTGTGATAGTTGCCactttgtttcacctctgatctgattgggaatggttctagtttatgtGGGgaacattacatatgatgcttgctaatggttttaaatttaaggaaaaatgagCTTATTTTAAATGGAGACAAACTTGCTTTGTCATATAAGAGCTATGGTAACAAAGCTTGGTgaacagaaaataattgtttttaaaatgggttttttgctgaggaaattggggttaagtgacttgcccaggatcacacagctaggacacgttaagtgtctgagaccaaatttgaactcaggtctttctgacttcagggctggtgctctatccactatgccacctatctgttccttaaaagtgtttttaaatattctttactTTACTAAACAGCTTTTTATAAAACATtcctaaaatgaaaaatgttatatattaaaacataataaGGGAGAAAGCCTTCAAATCAAAGTGATGCCCTGTcaattctcttcccctcctcaatCCTCTACAAGGTTTCATTTATGAAATTGGAAACATAAAACTTAACCTGTATcaaaatgtctctttttttttcctttttgaggtgatttttcttgtgcagcatgcatgataaatatataaataagtacagAAGAATTacacacatttaaaatatattgcattGTATaaagccagaactctggagaagtatacttgaaacaaagtgttaactcagtggaattaagataatgattctctagtttacttgtacttagtacttaatatagttctacaagttgacacctattctacaagattgacacttATGATGATGTtcttgtaatagagtatttaaactgaggacaaagtcagccacagaaattccatctttgatcagcctaGTGTTGACTCTCCTGCTTCCTGCACTTTGGGAGAAACTTgttcagactgggagactgaaggagacaataaagactttggactctattcctgactattctcatggttaTTATTCTGCTGAGGTCAAGGCTGGTCCAAAGGccttccagaaagctaaccagaaaaTTGTTTGTTGCCTAAGGGGGAAGGAATGCTGAAAattctctttgcatatattttgaaaataaagttttgttttgtttttaatgtatcaaAATGTTTTCTAATGACTCTATTTCCAGACCCCCAAACAAGAACTGTGAAAATGGCAATattgtttcctcacctataaaaataatatatttaacaaatgtctAACTATGCTAATAATTCATATAAACTCTTAAGGTTTACTGGAgctcattttattgttgagaaaaCTGTGTTTtaatgaggttaagtgatttatccatggTCACATGGTCACAGTTGGGTTCCAAACCCAATGCAGCAACTCTTTCAATTCTATCATATTTTTCACCAAAGTCTCTTTTACACCTCAAATTGTAAGATTCTTATTTGAAATTCTGCATATTATCACAACTAACACAATGAGGAAGGAATAAAACATCCTAATACCATTCTGACAATGAACTTGGGtggatttttaattgatttttactaatattctttttacATTGCCCAAATTTCTTCCCATATTCTTCCCTTTGATCCctcaaagaaagatatttttaataatgtttttcataaaaagaaaaaaagaaaaaaaaggaagagaaaaaagtgaacacaACCAGTAAAcacattggaaaaaaattacattatatgCAACATTCTACATTTGTGAACCATCCCCCAAATCCATGAAGCatgaataaatcaataaaatcaattttaaaaattcctagttGTCATagctaaatattttcctttgctaTTTATTCATTATATCTGGTGCTTATAACAAAAATCATGACTCATCAAACctaatataaagtgaataataCAATCTGAAGAttaaaagaaactatttaaaaCATCAccttaacattttaataataaaactaaattatagaaataaatttattttaacaagGTAAAgtaacataaaaagaaaactttaacatatataataccTGATGATTTGTCCTTAGATTATCAATTTGTTTCTTGAAAATGGTGGTCCAAAAATCTTTGCAAATGAACTTCATGATATCTAATTCATCCTTGAACCTTGCAGTGTCCTTTGTAAACCTAAAAAGAAGTAATAACTTCAGAATATTTTCCtccaaagaaagcaaaacaagcaAATCATGAATCtaatttccaaaaggaaaaactgCATATAATATTTAGTTAAAtcattataattatgtatttggttaaaattatttataatattttaaatgtcacAGTGATATCAGGCAAAATGAATTTATATCATGATCCCAACTTATGTCACaatcaaaattttaataatataactgAAATTTTGAAAACAGGgaatcaaatgtatttttaagtcATACTGTATTGATTTTATAGCTTAAACAATTTGACATTCAGCCATTATTTATTCTTAGgtatatttaaaataagtgttTAGAAAGACAACAGgattaggatatgaagtatactataaatattaaatatttaatgataaagagtacattatgaaatataattatgaatAGAAAAATATCAGTGTGTAGCAAAGCcttgataaaaatttattttaaaagtaagaatcTGTTATGTGTATAAACATGTTTCATTAAGTATTTTTGATCCTCTggactttaaataaattttaaacaaattaaaaaacactaaATTTCACTAAggacttacatatatatatttaataagaaCTTACATATACATGTTTAAATTTAACAAAGTTTTTAGAGGAGAAAATATAGACAAAGGCATAGTGTTAGATAGCAATTTTTACTGTACCAACTatgagaaaagtataaaaatcaCTTGAAATTTCAGCTCATAGTGAAACCTCAAAActtggaagaaatcaaaatttagGTAGAAGAACTGGCAGCCACTCCCCTTTTATTATATGAGTCATTTTCGTTTATAACTTAACCagtaacaaataaaaacaatcagcATTGTGCCAAAGAAAACATGTAGGAATCAGAAGAAACTTAAAATTTACTGACATATTAATGCACATATGACATATGACTAGCACTacattattgttactattatcattattattcaaattGAACTTACCTTTCTATCAATCCTTGCCCTACTCTAAAACCCATGTTCTCCAACTTAGTAATGCATCTTCCATTTtcctataaaatacaaaaaaggaccaccaataaaagacaattttgaactccaaatctctacagaagtccaaagtaggattatgccttgtcaaggaacctcTCTTCTTTGCACAAAATAGGACAAAACACCTCTGTTTATAAGGATCCTTCCTCAGGAAGTTTcttaaaaaacagagacaaattcggcttgaaagatctcaaaactggaaagcttaaattaaaacagtATTGCAGAATGCTGCTTAAACCTGCTGGAAGGAAATCAAActaacttccttctttcttcctgctATTCCAGAGACATGGGAGTCCTCTTTTGTATCTTTATGCAGTCCTTATTAGGAAGCTTCTGAATCCCTTCCAGAACAGGTTCTTATGTTGAGTAATATCTCTTTAACTCTCTCTCACTTGAACCAAATCCTAAGACTCCcagtcttttttctcctcttcaggATAATGATTCTAACTTCTGTCCCCAGGGAGAAATAGTAGATTCTCAGTGAGAGACAAACAGAGCAGAGGTGCCTCTTTCAATGTCAGACTGCAGAAAAACCTGGCCATTACTCTGAGGACCCTCCTCAGCCTTTTGAGGGGTCCAAGGCCAATGCCATCCTTGACTTGTCCTGGGGAGATGTTAATGTTAAACCAATCTGCCCCAGATATATGGAGGAAGCTGCAGAAGCCAGATTTAATCCCTCAAATTTCTCCCTTAAAAACAGCTGTTGGAGTCTTTAATGATAGATCCCTATCAGTAGCAGAGGAGGCCACAGAATTAAAGCAAGATTTGGATAAAAGTTCCTACTCTTGGCTGCTATTTCTGGGAACCCTAAAGGTCTGAGCTTTTAAACTTCCCCATCTTTGTCCTGAGTTCAAGCAGGAAGAACTCTGGAGTGGAGACTGTCTACAGGGGACAAGCTGCCTCCCCAATGCCCTGCTCTCTGGCAGGAGTGTGGTACTTGGTCAAGCTCCCCCTCACTCTAACATGACATCTACATTGGAACCCTGGCTATTCCTGGATGTGGCCAGTAGGACCactgattttctttttgctatggGAGGGGCTTCTCCTTCATTCTCGATCTGGCACTCTGGTCTCACCTGCTCCTCTCCCCATAGAGTGGGGATTACAGGGGAACTTAAGAGCTGCCTTGAGACCTCTCCTCTGCCTTGCCAGCTTGGTGACCTGTcatttaaatgcttgtttattattCCCTCCTATACTGCTCCCTTATTTGGGATgtgatttaatggtgaaattggggaCCTGATTCTCTCTTCCCAGACCTCCAGATGGTCTTTTTGTACTGCTCCCAAAACTCTCCCATATTTTCTCTGAAAtctaggagaagaaaaatttttctGCTCCAGCCTCAGTCAAGATTGAGAGATTTCTTAAGCACAGAAGAGATTTGGAGCTGCTTAATAACAGTTTTATCTTAGTCTGCAGACCTGACAGGCAGGGccatgccatatatatatatatatatatatatatatatatatatatatatatatatatatatatatatatatatggagagagagagagagagagagagagagagagagagagagagagagagattttatatatatatatataatgtgtgtgtgtgtgtgtgtgtgtgtgtgtgtataatatctCCATTAatatgtgagctccttaaggagagtcattttttggggggttttttatGTCCAGCACTTAGTCCAGTGTTTAATAAGTGACTGCTGACTGACTAGAAACAAAGTACTACTTGTAAGAACCCAATAAACCAGGGATAACAGTAGAATTCTAAAGAAGAGTCTGTTGGCATGCAGATAAGGAATGGATGGTATCAAGAATGGACAGAGGCACTGAGATAAAGTACACAAAATCCACAAGAGGAAAATGTCAGTGAGTTAActggacttttaaaaatgcttaccaTGTGCCATGCACACTAAATACTATTAAGTGTAGaggtaagaaaagcaaaaaacagtctCTCTCTGAGTTCACAGTCTAACAAGGCAAATAACATGGAAACAAATATTcacataagtaaataaataaagatacacacacacacacacacacacacacacacacaccagaaaaTTGGGGACTGTCacagagaaaataaagcaaaataaggaAAAGCTTCTCATAAAATGGTAGACTTAGATGAGGTTTGAAGGAAGACAAAGTCAGAAAGCagataagaaaggagagagtTCTAGATGTGGGGGAGGACCAAGACTGGATTTGGAACTCGAGGAAGAAACAGTATATTGGGTATATTGGGGTGACTAAGATactaaaagactggaaagataagaagaGGCAAGATTTATGAGGGGTTCAAAAGCCAAGCACTTTATATTTGATACTGGAGGTAATTGGGAGCCTCTGTAATTTATTGAATAAGGGCAGGATAGATGACAAGGTCAGACCTGCGCTGCAGAAAGATGAATGTGACAGCTGAGTGAAAGATGGATCGGAGCGGGGAGAGAATGGAAGCAAGGAGCCTAATCAGCTGGTGATGAAGGGCCGCACCACCTTGCTAGCAAGTGTCAGAGTTCGGAAGAAATGTAGTTACTAAGGTAGGGATTTTAGGACTCAAGAACTGGTAGTTTATGGGGCGGTGGGAGAGGAGTCGAGGATGGGACTGGGAGGATGAGGGAAAAGGCTTTTTTGTGTGAACTTTGCGGACAGGACGGGAAACGAGAACAAAAAAGGAGATAAGTAAAAGGAGGCGATGGAGGAGAACGGTGTCATTTGGAAGGGCACTGAGTCAGGGCAGCGGTCACTCACCACCTCTCCCTGATCTGCGGACTTGTAGACGCCGGTCACCATCTCATTGTGGAGAAGCAAAAAAAGCGCCTCGTCTGCCATTTCCTGCCGCTTCTCTCTGGCTCCGGGTACCCCGGGAGGGTGGAGGACTGGACTCGAGCACGGCCGCCGCCGCAGTAGAAGCAGCCGCCTCCGGGGCCGCCACCCGGCCCCAAGACGCCAGAGTCCGATCCCACGGGTGGCCGAGTAGCGGGGGCTTCACCGCGTTCTAGCACCCGACCTGCCAGCCCAGCCACAAGCGTGGCCGTAACTCGAGGAGCAACCGATACCACCCGGCACCAATCCCTGCGGGCCGGCAGGGCTGGACCCCGCCCCAAAGAGGAAAATGACTTCCGGTGCCTCTAGCACCACATTCCGTCGGCTCTATGGTCGGTGGTAGggctcctttttccttctcttcgaagttacttttctttgttttgttgttttgttttcttttttttccaatcaagcattattttttctccctactCACCCATACTGGGTCACAAGTTGGACATGAAAGAATAACAACGACTTCTCTTCTGACTTCTAGTATCACATTTCCATCTGATTGGACATCTCTAACTGGATGTTCTATTGAAATCTTAAACTCAGCATGtgcaaaacagaaatcataatTCGCTGTCCCCTACATCTATCCCCTCTTTCAGTCTTTCGTATTGTCGAATTACTCAACCTGAAAACCTACTCTTCATGATTCATTCCTCACCCTCAACTTGAATGTGCAATTAGTTTTTAAGAGTCTTGCTCTTTCTGCTTTAGTAATATCCCTTCCTACATGACTACCCCCTTTTCTCTAATTGAAGGACCTCATCACCTCATACCTGGACAACTATATCCTGCTGGTTTGTCCCCCCTCACTCAagccaatccaatccaatccaatcttcCTGCACCTATAACACtgattatatatccatatataaatgtatacaaaatTGTATACCAGGTAGTATGAGAGGGAGAATATTAATAGGAAAATCAGAAGACTGTGCCACAATAAGGAGGAAATACATTTCAGACACGGGGTTATGGAGTGAAAAGTCATGGAGATGGGAGATTGATTATCATGcatgaggaacagaaagaagagtAGTTTGGAAGTGGGAAAAATCTCCAATGAGACTGTAAAAATaagttggagccagattgtgtaGGCCTTAAAAGTTGAACAATAAACTAGAGCAATAATCTGAAAACCACAACTAGTACTACATTTCCACTTAAAATGGGTACAGCAGTAAAGACCATAAAGTTTAGTTCTTATTACAATAATTTGAGTAAGAAGTAATGAGAACTCGAATAAATATAGCTGTGTCAGTGGAGTGAAAGGGTCATTGGGAGAGCTATTAATTGTGCAAACCTGGAGAAATGGaccagtttttcttttctcctctcaacTTCTCTAGAATCAGCTCTTAATACCTCAGATAGTCATCAGAAAAGAAAGTGACCAAGTGTTTCCATTGGGGCACTTTGTATGTACTCTCTTTTTGGGATCCAAAAATCGACACAATTTACTTCACCAGGCAGTAAATGAGCTGTGTCATCATAAATGTTCAGAAATACAATCACCAAATAATTATGTGGGAATTCTATGGAATGCTTATAGGACTGAACTCTCTTTGACCAGCTTTCTGTTAAAGCAATTCTTGCTTCCCTTTAGTGGATTTGAAGAGAGACTCAATCTTATGTTGGCACTATAAATCTGGAACAATTTTATTGGCCGTTGGGGAAAGAGAGATTTAAGATAGGAGTAGGCTGTTTGACCTAACAAATTTGAGTTTTCTACTGATGGTGAAAGACTCTTATGTCAGGGTGGTTTTATAAGTCTGGAATGATTTTCCCAGACCCCAGGCAAGGTAGAGATCTCTAGAAGTGAAAGCATTTTTGATTGTCTATGGACTTGGGTAGGAATATATTCTATGCCTTTTTAACTTAGTATTTGTAAAGGAAACTTAGGACACATAGGTAGGAAACAAATTCTAGGGGAATGAAATTCTAGATGCTCCTCTTtttgttccagatgaattttgttgttatttttctaggtgggtaaaatagtttattgggagtctgattggtatagcactaaataaataaactagtttagggagtattgtcatctttattatattcctttgacctatccaagaacacttgatatttttccaattgtttatagatctgactttatgtgtgtggaaagtgttttgtagttttgctcatatagttcatgactttcccttggcagatacattcccaaatattttatactattgacagtaattttaaatagaatttctctttgtagtttttgctgttggattttgttagtgatgtataagtggatttattttgtatcctgcatctttgctaaaattatggattatttctgataatttttagttgattctctagggttctctaagtataccattttatttgcaaagagtgataatttggtttctactctatctactctaattcctttaattctttttcttctcttattgccaaagttagcatttctaataccatattgaatagtaatcatgatagtgggcaaccttgtttcactcttgatcttattgggaattgttctagtttatttccattacatatgatactagatgctactgactattttaaggaaaagcccatttattcctatattatctagtgttttttaataggaatgggtgttggattttatcaaatgctttttctagaTATTCCTCTTTTTATTGCAATTTCATAAATATGCAAGGTTCTatttttagattgtaaactttttgTACTTGCTTAGGGTCCCACATCCATGTTCTTATAATAAACCTAGTTTTTATGTAAGTTTTTTGTGAAGCTGTGATTGTCTATTAATATCATAGACTAGAATAATgcatctaaaattttttttttcatttcccttcagATTTCTCACACTATCACTTCCCATTCCCTTTCAGAAGAAGAATACAATTCAAACTTTATTTGGAAAATGGAGATCATTTGTCCTGAACTCCCTTTTTTCTTATACTCTTTACCTCAAAATATCTTGACCCTCTTCTGGATcagtatcctaaagagatcatagaaaagggaaaaggacccacatgtaaaaaatgtttataccaacccttttcatagtggcaaggaactgggaactgagtggatgtccatcgtttagggaatgactgaataagttatgaatgtaatggaatattgttgttttatgatgaaatatctttttttaaaaactgtaagagccattaaaacaaaatatttaaaaagtctcATTTTAGAAGCAAACATTTAAGTTgttaaatcaaaaatatttaaaacaaaattttcaaaaataaaaataccaactattaatttcaatattttaaaaatattcagagtaacttgaaatatatattttatctgatcttttaaattattatttatgtatgttttacaatatatattaatataataattcatGTCAATAGATTACAGACTTTAAAAAGGAAGTATCAATGTTATTTATCTCTATACATATGAATTTTTGTAACAGCATTTTTCCTGTCACATAATAGGCATTTgcagtaaatgtttattgtattagggtagaaaaaaggggaaaaaatcttaatATTTAGAAAAGATCAATAGTTCATGAGTAGATCaagctatataataaaaatgacaactttgCTTAAACTAATTGATTTaatgccataacaatcaaactatcaaaaaatatttaatagagttagaaaaaaatcacaaagttcatttggaaaaacaaaaagtcaaggatatcaagggaattCATAGGGAAAAAATGCAAGGGAAAGTAACCTAGAAATAGTAGATCTCAAACTATGTTATaaaagtagtaatcatcaaaactatctgacagtggctaagaaataaaatgtagatcagtggaatagattagttacATAAGACACAGTAGTAAATAACCATAGTAACCAAGTGTTTCATAAACACAAAGACCCCAACTTCTGAGATGAGATcttactatctgacaaaaactcctgggaaaactggaaaataatgtgacAGAAATTAGGGATGGGCCAACATCTTAGAATCTATATCAATAGATGAtcaaaatggatatgtgatttagaaataaaagacaaaattagaagagcaaggaatagtctacTTGTTAAATCTATGGGAAAGCAAATAATTTATTACCAAGCAAGATATaaagagcattatgaaatgcaaaatagataattttggattatattaaattttaaaggttttgtacaaacaaaactaatgtatccaagattagaaggaaagcagaaagctgggaaacaatctttatagtaaatgtctctgataaaggcctaatttctcaaGGATATAACGAATAgagtaaaatttgtaaaaatataattggcaagtcttcaaagacaattttcagatgaagaaatcaaaactatctataggcatatgaagaagtgctctaaatcagttttgattagagaaatggaaatttctctgaggtaccacttcacacctaacaagaaataaaaatgatgggtattagaggggatatgggaaaattgggaggGCATATGGGAAAACACTAATGTACtcttggtggagttatgaattgatccaacattcttgagaacaatttgaaactatactcaaagggcaaccaaactaggcatactttttgatccagtaatatcactactaggtctgtatttcaaagagatcataaaaaaggtgggggagaaaggacctacatgcacaaaaatatttatagcaactctttttgtgatggcaaaaaaattggaaattgaggatatgttcatcagttggggaatggctgaacaatctGTGGCATTTaagtgcaataagaaatgatgaacaggatgatatcagaaaaacctggaaagatttgtaaaaactgatgcaaaatgatcttagcagaacaagaaaaacattgggcacagtaatagcaacattctGTGTTCAACCCTAaataacttagctcttctcaacaatacaatgatacaagataATTCATGATAGAAAAGGCTATCCACatttgagaaagaactgattgagtctgaatgcagattgaagcatactattttcactttttttaggatttttttctcttggtctGTTTCCTTTTTGACAACTGTGagcaatatggaaatattttttaagtgaGTGCATTTAtgtaacctatattaaattgcttacccTTTTAGGAAAggtaagggaaaggagggaagggaaaaaaatggaactcaaaattttataaaaatgaatgctagggtttttttcttccttcttgatctgatttttcttgtgcagcaagataactgtaaatatgtgtacacatattggattttatatatatacatatacatatatatgtatatgtatatatatgtgtgtgtgtgtgtatatatatatatatatatatatatatatatatatatattttttttttttttttttttttttttttggaggctggggttaagtgacttgcccagggtcacacagctaagaagtgttaaatgtttgagatcaaatttaaactcaggtcctcctgacttcagggctggtgctctatccactgcgccacctagctgccttggatttaatatatattttaatgtatttaatgtaatgtatatatttaatgtatttaagggctgcctgccatctaggggagggggtaggggaaaggaggggagatttggagcagaaggttttgcaagggtcaatgttgaaaaattacccatgtatatgttttatgaataaaaagctttaaaaaaaatgaatgctaaaatatgcttttttcatatgattggaaaaaatactacCCCAAAAAAGTTTAATTAGGTCTACATTTCTTTCATTCACATGATCTCTGCCCAACATTAGGCT
The DNA window shown above is from Sminthopsis crassicaudata isolate SCR6 chromosome 2, ASM4859323v1, whole genome shotgun sequence and carries:
- the TRAPPC6B gene encoding trafficking protein particle complex subunit 6B isoform X2, which produces MADEALFLLLHNEMVTGVYKSADQGEVENGRCITKLENMGFRVGQGLIERFTKDTARFKDELDIMKFICKDFWTTIFKKQIDNLRTNHQGIYVLQDNKFRLLTQMSAGKQYLDHAPKYLAFTCGLIRGGLSNLGIKSIVTAEVSAMPACKFQVMIQKI
- the TRAPPC6B gene encoding trafficking protein particle complex subunit 6B isoform X3 — translated: MADEALFLLLHNEMVTGVYKSADQGEVENGRCITKLENMGFRVGQGLIERFTKDTARFKDELDIMKFICKDFWTTIFKKQIDNLRTNHQYLAFTCGLIRGGLSNLGIKSIVTAEVSAMPACKFQVMIQKI